The Serinus canaria isolate serCan28SL12 chromosome 23, serCan2020, whole genome shotgun sequence genome has a window encoding:
- the ZMYM4 gene encoding zinc finger MYM-type protein 4 isoform X6 — protein MAEAKEEGPGPRGRFEDKSDAVFDITEKCGEILDAEMSEEAEHNLAPGLDSLSYGVPNRAGPENSLQVHNQVEETLRTQLAPQTPETNFREYGQQPKSQEGELKISAVFSVSGNPLVPQLSSGFQPAVASSGMSKMLPSVPSTAVRVSCSGCKKILQKGQTAYQRKGSTQLFCSTLCLTGYTIPASRPPASTKKTCSSCSKEILNPKDVITAQFDNTDFSKDFCSQSCLSTYELKRKPIVTIHTNSISSKCSMCQKNAVIRHEVNYQNVVHKLCSDACFSQFRSANNLTMNCCEYCGGYCYSGSGQCHVLQIEGQSKKFCSSVCVTGYKQKSAKITPCTLCKSLRSSAEMVEGTNNLGKMELFCSVNCLSAYRVKMVTSSGVQVQCNSCKTSANPQYHLAMSDGSIRNFCSYNCVVAFQNLFNKPTGLNSSVVPLSQGQVIVSISSGTVSATGTTSTVSPSSTSTPAAAGLQRLAAQCQQVTFTRSVVKIKCQHCNRLFATKPELLDYKGKMFQFCGKTCCDEYKKKGNMTALCEYCRFEKIIKETVRVSGIDKTFCSEVCKLLYKHDLSKRWGNHCKMCSYCLQTSPKLVQNHFGGKTEEFCSEECMSKFTVLFYQMAKCDGCKRQGKLNESIKWQGEMKHFCNLLCILLFCKQQGAPDPPLPNNTANLSMAPASSSGPPSLRKDSTPVIANVVSLASTPAAQPTVNSNNVLQGAVPTVTAKTIGDASTQTDALKLPSSKPPRLLKNKALLCKPITQTKATSCKPHTQNKECQTEGEAPPAQPRIIVVPVPVPVFVPVPLHLYTQYTPVPLGMPVPVPVPMLIPTTPDNADKIIENIQENKEKISINPFEADLLQMAEMIAEDAEREKTHSHGGSQTSEHELFLDPKIFEKDQGSTYSGDLESEAVSTPHSWEEELNHYTLQSNALPEPDPELKQFSKGDVEQDLEADFPSDSFDPLSKGPGLHSRSRARRRHRDGFPQPKRRGRKKSVVAVEPRSLMQGSYPGCSVSGMTLKYMYGVNAWKNWVQWKNAQEEQGDLKFSVHPVKLKEDILSCTFAELSFGLCQFIQEVRRPNGEKYDPDSILYLCLGIQQYLFENGRIDNIFTEPYSRFMIELTKLLKIWEPTILPNGYMFSRIEEEHLWECKQLGAYSPIVLLNTLLFFNTKYFQLKNVSEHLKLSFAHVMRRTRTLKYNTKMTYLRFFPPFPKQEVESDKLSVGKRKRSEDEEVPTAVEMAENTDNPLRCPVRLYEFYLSKCSESVKQRSDVFYLQPERSCVPNSPIWYSTLPIDPGTLDIMLTRILMVREVHEELAKVKSEDSDIELSD, from the exons TTCATAATCAAGTAGAAGAAACATTACGGACGCAGTTAGCGCCACAAACTCCAGAAACTAACTTCAGG GAGTACGGCCAACAGCCAAAATCTCAGGAAGGGGAGCTGAAAATCAGTGCTGTATTTTCAGTCAGTGGCAATCCTCTTG ttccaCAGCTGTCATCAGGTTTCCAGCCTGCTGTGGCATCCTCTGGCATGAGTAAAATGCTACCCTCAGTTCCAAGCACAGCTGTTCGGGTTTCCTGTTCTGGCTgtaaaaaaatcctgcagaagGGGCAAACTGCCTACCAGAGGAAAGGCTCGACCCAGCTCTTCTGCTCCACACTGTGCCTCACTGGATACACCATTCCCGCTTCTCGCCCACCAGCTTCTACCAAGAAAACCTGCTCAAGCTGCTCAAA aGAAATTCTAAATCCAAAGGATGTAATCACTGCCCAGTTTGACAACACAGACTTCAGTAAGGATTTCTGCAGCCAGTCTTGTCTGTCCACATATGAACTGAAAAGGAAACCCATTGTCACTATTCACACCAACAGCATTTCCAGCAAGTGCAGCATGTGCCAGAAGAATGCAGTG ATCAGGCACGAGGTGAATTACCAGAACGTGGTGCACAAGCTCTGCAGTGACGCCTGTTTCTCCCAGTTCCGCTCTGCCAACAACCTGACCATGAACTGCTGTGAATACTGTGGGGGGTACTGCTACAGTGGCTCTGGCCAGTGTCACGTCCTGCAGATAGAGGGACAGTCCAAAAAGTTCTGCAGTTCCGTATGTGTGACAGGTTACAAGCAG AAGTCAGCTAAAATTACACCCTGCACACTGTGTAAATCTCTGAGATCTTCAGCTGAGATGGTGGAGGGCACAAATAACTTGGGGAAGATGGAACTGTTTTGTTCTGTTAACTGTTTGTCAGCATACAGAGTAAAAATGGTCACTTCTTCAG GTGTTCAAGTTCAGTGCAACAGCTGTAAAACCTCAGCAAACCCTCAGTATCACTTGGCTATGTCAGATGGGAGCATACGCAATTTTTGCAGCTACAATTGTGTAGTAGCTTTTCAG AATCTGTTCAACAAGCCAACAGGACTGAACTCCTCGGTGGTGCCCCTGTCTCAGGGCCAGGTCATTGTGAGCATCTCCTCGGGGACAGTCTCAGCCACTGGCACCACCTCCACTGTGTCCCCCAGCTCCACAAgcaccccagctgcagcagggctccagaggttggctgcccagtgccagcaggtcaCCTTTACCCGTTCTGTTGTGAAAATCAAGTGTCAGCACTGTAACAGATTATTTGCCACCAAACCAGAACTGCTTGACTACAAG GGTAAAATGTTCCAGTTCTGTGGGAAGACCTGCTGTGATGAGTATAAGAAGAAGGGCAATATGACAGCTTTGTGTGAATACTGCAGGTTTGAGAAAATTATCAAGGAGACAGTGAGAGTCTCAGGCATAGATAAAACATTCTGTAGTGAAG tTTGTAAACTGCTCTATAAACACGACTTGTCTAAGCGCTGGGGAAACCACTGTAAAATGTGCAGTTACTGTTTACAAACCTCCCCCAAACTGGTCCAGAATCACTTTGGGGGGAAAACAGAGGAATTTTGCTCAGAGGAGTGCATGTCTAAAttcactgttttgttttacCAG ATGGCAAAGTGTGATGGTTGTAAGAGACAAGGTAAACTCAACGAGTCCATAAAATGGCAAGGGGAGATGAAGCATTTTTGCAATCTGCTTTGTATTCTGTTGTTTTGTAAACAGCAAGGTGCTCCTGACCCTCCACTCCCAAACAACACAG CAAACCTTTCCATGGCACCAGCCTCCTCCTCAGGCCCTCCTTCTTTAAGAAAGGACTCAACCCCTGTCATAGCAAACGTGGTGTCCCTTGCAAGCACCCCAGCTGCCCAGCCTACTGTTAACTCCAACAATGTTTTACAGG gtGCAGTCCCTACTGTGACAGCAAAAACAATAGGAGAT GCAAGTACCCAGACAGATGCCCTAAAGCTCCCATCATCAAAACCACCCAGgcttctgaaaaacaaagctttATTGTGTAAGCCAATCACCCAGACTAAGGCCACCTCGTGCAAACCtcacacacaaaacaaagaatGCCAGACAG AAGGAGAAGCACCACCTGCTCAACCCCGGATCATTGTGGTACCTGTTCCTGTACCAGTGTTTGTGCCAGTGCCCCTCCACCTCTACACCCAGTACACACCAGTTCCCCTGGGAATGCCAGTTCCT GTACCAGTTCCCATGCTCATCCCAACCACCCCGGATAATGCTGATAAAATCATTGAAAACattcaggaaaacaaggaaaagatttCCATTAATCCATTTGAAGCTGATCTCCTTCAGATGGCAGAAATGATTGCAGAAgatgcagagagagaaaaaacacactCTCATGGTG gATCTCAAACATCTGAGCATGAGCTCTTCCTGGACCCCAAGATATTTGAGAAAG ACCAGGGCAGCACGTACAGTGGAGATCTGGAGTCAGAGGCAGTGTCCACTCCACACAGTTGGGAGGAGGAGTTGAATCACTACACCTTACAATCCAATGCCCTTCCAGAACCTGATCCAGAACTCAAGCAGTTCTCCAAAGGTGATGTGGAACAGGACCTGGAGGCAGATTTCCCATCAG ACTCATTTGACCCTCTCAGTAAAGGACCGGGTTTGCATTCACGTTCACGGGCAAGACGGAGACACAGGGATGGCTTCCCACAGCCAAAAAGAAGG ggaaggaagaagtctGTAGTTGCAGTGGAGCCCCGGAGTCTGATGCAGGGCTCCTACCCTGGCTGCTCTGTTTCTGGGATGACCCTCAAGTACATGTATGGGGTAAATGCCTGGAAGAACTGGGTCCAATGGAAAAATGCACAGGAGGAACAAGGGGACCTGAAGTTTTCAG TTCATCCTGTGAAGCTCAAGGAGGACATTCTCTCATGCACATTTGCTGAGCTGAGTTTTGGCTTGTGCCAGTTTATTCAAGAGGTGCGGAGACCAAACGGAGAAAAATACGACCCTGACAGCATCTTATACTTGTGCCTTGGAATTCAGCAG tACCTATTTGAGAATGGTAGAATAGATAACATTTTCACCGAGCCCTATTCCAGGTTTATGATTGAACTTAcaaaacttttgaaaatctgGGAACCTACAATTCTTCCAAATG GTTATATGTTCTCAAGAATCGAAGAGGAACACTTGTGGGAATGTAAGCAGCTGGGTGCATATTCCCCCATCGTTTTGTTGAACACTCTTCTGTTCTTCAACACCAAATACTTCCAACTAAAAAATGTCAGTGAGCACCTGAAACTGTCCTTTGCCCATGTTATGAGGCGCACCCGAACTCTGAAGTATAATACTAAGATGACATATTTACGTTTTTTCCCACCCTTTCCAAAACAAGAGGTAGAATCAG ATAAATTATCAGTAGGCAAGAGGAAACGCAGTGAAGATGAGGAGGTTCCAACAGCAGTGGAAATGGCTGAAAACACAGATAATCCCCTCCGGTGCCCTGTCCGACTTTATGAATTTTACTTATCAAAATG TTCTGAAAGCGTGAAGCAGAGGAGTGATGTGTTCTACCTGCAGCCCGAGCGCTCCTGTGTTCCCAACAGCCCCATATGGTATTCCACATTGCCAATAGACCCAGGAACCTTGGACATCATGTTGACAAGGATTCTTATGGTGAGGGAGGTACACGAAGAACTTGCCAAAGTCAAATCAGAGGACTCTGATATTGAGTTATCAGACTAA
- the ZMYM4 gene encoding zinc finger MYM-type protein 4 isoform X5: MAEAKEEGPGPRGRFEDKSDAVFDITEKCGEILDAEMSEEAEHNLAPGLDSLSYGVPNRAGPENSLQVHNQVEETLRTQLAPQTPETNFRESSYLFSSKESIGQELGNSFAPNIRIKKEPLDDEYAKAMAPQQGLLDKIKDEPGNSEEYGQQPKSQEGELKISAVFSVSGNPLVPQLSSGFQPAVASSGMSKMLPSVPSTAVRVSCSGCKKILQKGQTAYQRKGSTQLFCSTLCLTGYTIPASRPPASTKKTCSSCSKEILNPKDVITAQFDNTDFSKDFCSQSCLSTYELKRKPIVTIHTNSISSKCSMCQKNAVIRHEVNYQNVVHKLCSDACFSQFRSANNLTMNCCEYCGGYCYSGSGQCHVLQIEGQSKKFCSSVCVTGYKQKSAKITPCTLCKSLRSSAEMVEGTNNLGKMELFCSVNCLSAYRVKMVTSSGVQVQCNSCKTSANPQYHLAMSDGSIRNFCSYNCVVAFQNLFNKPTGLNSSVVPLSQGQVIVSISSGTVSATGTTSTVSPSSTSTPAAAGLQRLAAQCQQVTFTRSVVKIKCQHCNRLFATKPELLDYKGKMFQFCGKTCCDEYKKKGNMTALCEYCRFEKIIKETVRVSGIDKTFCSEVCKLLYKHDLSKRWGNHCKMCSYCLQTSPKLVQNHFGGKTEEFCSEECMSKFTVLFYQMAKCDGCKRQGKLNESIKWQGEMKHFCNLLCILLFCKQQGAPDPPLPNNTANLSMAPASSSGPPSLRKDSTPVIANVVSLASTPAAQPTVNSNNVLQGAVPTVTAKTIGDASTQTDALKLPSSKPPRLLKNKALLCKPITQTKATSCKPHTQNKECQTEGEAPPAQPRIIVVPVPVPVFVPVPLHLYTQYTPVPLGMPVPVPVPMLIPTTPDNADKIIENIQENKEKISINPFEADLLQMAEMIAEDAEREKTHSHGGSQTSEHELFLDPKIFEKDQGSTYSGDLESEAVSTPHSWEEELNHYTLQSNALPEPDPELKQFSKGDVEQDLEADFPSDSFDPLSKGPGLHSRSRARRRHRDGFPQPKRRGRKKSVVAVEPRSLMQGSYPGCSVSGMTLKYMYGVNAWKNWVQWKNAQEEQGDLKFSVHPVKLKEDILSCTFAELSFGLCQFIQEVRRPNGEKYDPDSILYLCLGIQQYLFENGRIDNIFTEPYSRFMIELTKLLKIWEPTILPNGYMFSRIEEEHLWECKQLGAYSPIVLLNTLLFFNTKYFQLKNVSEHLKLSFAHVMRRTRTLKYNTKMTYLRFFPPFPKQEVESDKLSVGKRKRSEDEEVPTAVEMAENTDNPLRCPVRLYEFYLSKCSESVKQRSDVFYLQPERSCVPNSPIWYSTLPIDPGTLDIMLTRILMVREVHEELAKVKSEDSDIELSD; the protein is encoded by the exons TTCATAATCAAGTAGAAGAAACATTACGGACGCAGTTAGCGCCACAAACTCCAGAAACTAACTTCAGG GAGTCTAGCTACCTATTTTCTAGTAAGGAATCTATTGGACAAGAGCTGGGGAATTCCTTTGCACCAAATATTAGAATTAAGAAGGAGCCTTTGGATGACGAATATGCTAAAGCTATGGCCCCACAGCAGGGACTATTAGACAAAATTAAAGATGAACCTGGTAATTCTGAG GAGTACGGCCAACAGCCAAAATCTCAGGAAGGGGAGCTGAAAATCAGTGCTGTATTTTCAGTCAGTGGCAATCCTCTTG ttccaCAGCTGTCATCAGGTTTCCAGCCTGCTGTGGCATCCTCTGGCATGAGTAAAATGCTACCCTCAGTTCCAAGCACAGCTGTTCGGGTTTCCTGTTCTGGCTgtaaaaaaatcctgcagaagGGGCAAACTGCCTACCAGAGGAAAGGCTCGACCCAGCTCTTCTGCTCCACACTGTGCCTCACTGGATACACCATTCCCGCTTCTCGCCCACCAGCTTCTACCAAGAAAACCTGCTCAAGCTGCTCAAA aGAAATTCTAAATCCAAAGGATGTAATCACTGCCCAGTTTGACAACACAGACTTCAGTAAGGATTTCTGCAGCCAGTCTTGTCTGTCCACATATGAACTGAAAAGGAAACCCATTGTCACTATTCACACCAACAGCATTTCCAGCAAGTGCAGCATGTGCCAGAAGAATGCAGTG ATCAGGCACGAGGTGAATTACCAGAACGTGGTGCACAAGCTCTGCAGTGACGCCTGTTTCTCCCAGTTCCGCTCTGCCAACAACCTGACCATGAACTGCTGTGAATACTGTGGGGGGTACTGCTACAGTGGCTCTGGCCAGTGTCACGTCCTGCAGATAGAGGGACAGTCCAAAAAGTTCTGCAGTTCCGTATGTGTGACAGGTTACAAGCAG AAGTCAGCTAAAATTACACCCTGCACACTGTGTAAATCTCTGAGATCTTCAGCTGAGATGGTGGAGGGCACAAATAACTTGGGGAAGATGGAACTGTTTTGTTCTGTTAACTGTTTGTCAGCATACAGAGTAAAAATGGTCACTTCTTCAG GTGTTCAAGTTCAGTGCAACAGCTGTAAAACCTCAGCAAACCCTCAGTATCACTTGGCTATGTCAGATGGGAGCATACGCAATTTTTGCAGCTACAATTGTGTAGTAGCTTTTCAG AATCTGTTCAACAAGCCAACAGGACTGAACTCCTCGGTGGTGCCCCTGTCTCAGGGCCAGGTCATTGTGAGCATCTCCTCGGGGACAGTCTCAGCCACTGGCACCACCTCCACTGTGTCCCCCAGCTCCACAAgcaccccagctgcagcagggctccagaggttggctgcccagtgccagcaggtcaCCTTTACCCGTTCTGTTGTGAAAATCAAGTGTCAGCACTGTAACAGATTATTTGCCACCAAACCAGAACTGCTTGACTACAAG GGTAAAATGTTCCAGTTCTGTGGGAAGACCTGCTGTGATGAGTATAAGAAGAAGGGCAATATGACAGCTTTGTGTGAATACTGCAGGTTTGAGAAAATTATCAAGGAGACAGTGAGAGTCTCAGGCATAGATAAAACATTCTGTAGTGAAG tTTGTAAACTGCTCTATAAACACGACTTGTCTAAGCGCTGGGGAAACCACTGTAAAATGTGCAGTTACTGTTTACAAACCTCCCCCAAACTGGTCCAGAATCACTTTGGGGGGAAAACAGAGGAATTTTGCTCAGAGGAGTGCATGTCTAAAttcactgttttgttttacCAG ATGGCAAAGTGTGATGGTTGTAAGAGACAAGGTAAACTCAACGAGTCCATAAAATGGCAAGGGGAGATGAAGCATTTTTGCAATCTGCTTTGTATTCTGTTGTTTTGTAAACAGCAAGGTGCTCCTGACCCTCCACTCCCAAACAACACAG CAAACCTTTCCATGGCACCAGCCTCCTCCTCAGGCCCTCCTTCTTTAAGAAAGGACTCAACCCCTGTCATAGCAAACGTGGTGTCCCTTGCAAGCACCCCAGCTGCCCAGCCTACTGTTAACTCCAACAATGTTTTACAGG gtGCAGTCCCTACTGTGACAGCAAAAACAATAGGAGAT GCAAGTACCCAGACAGATGCCCTAAAGCTCCCATCATCAAAACCACCCAGgcttctgaaaaacaaagctttATTGTGTAAGCCAATCACCCAGACTAAGGCCACCTCGTGCAAACCtcacacacaaaacaaagaatGCCAGACAG AAGGAGAAGCACCACCTGCTCAACCCCGGATCATTGTGGTACCTGTTCCTGTACCAGTGTTTGTGCCAGTGCCCCTCCACCTCTACACCCAGTACACACCAGTTCCCCTGGGAATGCCAGTTCCT GTACCAGTTCCCATGCTCATCCCAACCACCCCGGATAATGCTGATAAAATCATTGAAAACattcaggaaaacaaggaaaagatttCCATTAATCCATTTGAAGCTGATCTCCTTCAGATGGCAGAAATGATTGCAGAAgatgcagagagagaaaaaacacactCTCATGGTG gATCTCAAACATCTGAGCATGAGCTCTTCCTGGACCCCAAGATATTTGAGAAAG ACCAGGGCAGCACGTACAGTGGAGATCTGGAGTCAGAGGCAGTGTCCACTCCACACAGTTGGGAGGAGGAGTTGAATCACTACACCTTACAATCCAATGCCCTTCCAGAACCTGATCCAGAACTCAAGCAGTTCTCCAAAGGTGATGTGGAACAGGACCTGGAGGCAGATTTCCCATCAG ACTCATTTGACCCTCTCAGTAAAGGACCGGGTTTGCATTCACGTTCACGGGCAAGACGGAGACACAGGGATGGCTTCCCACAGCCAAAAAGAAGG ggaaggaagaagtctGTAGTTGCAGTGGAGCCCCGGAGTCTGATGCAGGGCTCCTACCCTGGCTGCTCTGTTTCTGGGATGACCCTCAAGTACATGTATGGGGTAAATGCCTGGAAGAACTGGGTCCAATGGAAAAATGCACAGGAGGAACAAGGGGACCTGAAGTTTTCAG TTCATCCTGTGAAGCTCAAGGAGGACATTCTCTCATGCACATTTGCTGAGCTGAGTTTTGGCTTGTGCCAGTTTATTCAAGAGGTGCGGAGACCAAACGGAGAAAAATACGACCCTGACAGCATCTTATACTTGTGCCTTGGAATTCAGCAG tACCTATTTGAGAATGGTAGAATAGATAACATTTTCACCGAGCCCTATTCCAGGTTTATGATTGAACTTAcaaaacttttgaaaatctgGGAACCTACAATTCTTCCAAATG GTTATATGTTCTCAAGAATCGAAGAGGAACACTTGTGGGAATGTAAGCAGCTGGGTGCATATTCCCCCATCGTTTTGTTGAACACTCTTCTGTTCTTCAACACCAAATACTTCCAACTAAAAAATGTCAGTGAGCACCTGAAACTGTCCTTTGCCCATGTTATGAGGCGCACCCGAACTCTGAAGTATAATACTAAGATGACATATTTACGTTTTTTCCCACCCTTTCCAAAACAAGAGGTAGAATCAG ATAAATTATCAGTAGGCAAGAGGAAACGCAGTGAAGATGAGGAGGTTCCAACAGCAGTGGAAATGGCTGAAAACACAGATAATCCCCTCCGGTGCCCTGTCCGACTTTATGAATTTTACTTATCAAAATG TTCTGAAAGCGTGAAGCAGAGGAGTGATGTGTTCTACCTGCAGCCCGAGCGCTCCTGTGTTCCCAACAGCCCCATATGGTATTCCACATTGCCAATAGACCCAGGAACCTTGGACATCATGTTGACAAGGATTCTTATGGTGAGGGAGGTACACGAAGAACTTGCCAAAGTCAAATCAGAGGACTCTGATATTGAGTTATCAGACTAA